The nucleotide sequence AGTCCATTGAGGGCCGGCTTCACGATCTGCTCTTTCGCGCCCTGCTCGCGGCTAAGGCTATTAAGGATAGCGACCGCGCTGAATTCGACGTCCTTTTCCTCATGGCTCCGGGGCGGTGGGACACGGTCCATGTGGTAGCGGCCATCGGCCCGGGCGACCACGGCGAGCCGGTCATGACCATCATGCTCCCCGAAGATGACTGAAATTATAGTGGGAGTGGGTTGAAGCGTCACGCACTTATTCCATACGATTTCGAGATGAAATTACTGCGTGACAAGACCAAGAAAATACCGTCAAGTGGGGAAGCATGAATGAAATAAAATCATATCTTACGCAAAAGTGGAAATTAAAAAAGTCAAACCTCGATTTTTTGAGCACACCAACTTCAAAACAGAGGCCAAAGTGGGAAATTGCAGATTTTCTAAAAAATGCACATCATCAAAACTCAATAGAAAAAGTACCTACTTTTCAAGACATCATTTAAATCCAGATTTCCAAAACTAGGCAAGTCTGGCAAAGAAACATCAAAAAATTGTTCAACTTGATCTTTGAATATTTTCAACTGATTTTTAGAATGCATTTCACAAAATTGTTCTCTTATTATTTTTTGCAAAGCATTAACATGCGTAGTGTGGCAAGCAAAACTGTCGTGAACAGAGGCAATACAATGTGGAGTGTTTTTTCCTAGACTTTTGACAAATGAAGTGATTATTTTAGCGGCATGTCCAGCGTCGAGCGAATGTATGTAATTAGGAGAAATACTCGAGCTTGTTTTCTTTTTTCGGAGAGACATTTCTTGAGTAGACTCATAATCTCTAAATTGAATTTTGTGCAATTTACCATCCATATACAAGCTTATTTCGTACACTGGGAACTGATAGTAAAAATTATGAACAGGCACACCGGCAGGATTGTTCCAGCAAAGACATTTATTGTTTTCGTTGAACAAAGACTGGACGCCTGTTAGCCAGTTTTTAGCTTGTGAAAATGCAGGACAAATATCTTTAATAGCGTCGTCAATCTGCTTTTCGATCTTGCGTGCTTTTTCAAGAAGTTTGATATCTTTGTCTTCTATCGAGTTCTCAGTAGCAAGTCCAATAACTTGAAACCAATTTTTTCCATATTTTTGAACCAAGGCATCGTGTAAGTTTTTTGAAGTCACTTTAGATCGCCTTTCTAGCCCTGCGCCGTATCCTGCTGAAATTATCGACTTCTTAATGAAACTACGATCAACAAATTCAGCGACAAATTTCCTTGTAATATCATCGCTGAAATCGGTAGTCCCTGCAGAAGAATGCAATTTATCGACAACGTTTTGATAAAAATCTCCAGGAATTTCGCCATCAACAAGATTGACAAAAGGAGCAGATATATGGTCGCGCAAGAGAGCGGCATAATGCTGGAAACCATTGCAGGTTCCATCTACATAGACAGGAATATTTGTATATCGTTCTCCGGCCTTGGATTGTTGGATATTCTTCCACTCAAAACAAAAAGCCAAAAAAGAATATCTATCTGATGCTTTCTGCCAAAACTCGAAATTTAAAATTGGGTCTTGAGCGGATTTAAAAATATCTCTCTCATTACTTTCAATCCACGAAATCATTTTTTCCTTTGAAACCTTTCCTGTTGGCGAACCATACTTTGAATAACCAAACACAGCAAGATTCTCAAGCGAGGCACATTCGTTGTGTTTGTCAATATGTTTTTTCTCTGAAAAAACAAGCAAAGAACGACCTTCATCGTGACTTTGGGGGCTAATCTGCAAAACAGAAGAATACATCCTCCCGCGAAAGTCGAGATACCAGGGAATATAAAAAGTCCGATCTGCGAGGTCGTCAGCCAAGCTTAAGGTTTGATCCTGGAGTAATTTTTTTGTCAAATTGTTTCCATATGAAGTAGATCCATGAAAGTGCTTCATAGTGTTTAGTATTTTTTTATTGATATTATAAGGCGTTTGCTGAAGCAGATTCAGCGCTTTTAAAAACGTCTTGTCAAAACTGTTCTTTTTGTATTCAGAAATAATACATATTCTTTGCTTGGACGATTTGACATTAAACGCAAAGCTATGGTCTTCTTTTATCAAATACCCGCCACCACTCAAGTCCTTTTTCCATTCGTCTGGGCTACAAAACATTGGATACTTTCGTGGCTTAAACAGACTCCCTTTTGTTTTATTAGGGTCATAATATTCAGCAAATTTCTCACTGAACCCTATACGACGCGTGTCGCGACCACGTTGCTTGCCAAGTTTAATTATAACATCTTGACTTGAAATAAATTCATTCAAAAAAGTACCCGGCAATACGCTTTAAGTTGTTTTCTATAGGTGACAGTTTTTCATCAACAGGCATAATTTCGCTAATTGTTTGGCCAGATAAAATTTTGCTATCGACAAGCATTTTTTTTGTTTTTCGAAAAATTTCTTTAGCTATTCTTCCAACTACGTATTGATAGCTAACGTCAGAACTGTCTTTGCTTTTGTTGAGGCAAATATCAAGAGTTATCTTGGTTGTTATAAAAACCAAATATTTGCAATTACTATGCATGAAGCGCAGCATAAGTTTTTTGAATTTTTCCTTATGCCTTTCGTCTGCGATGCCAGATCCAATATGTTTAAATTTAACATCGAGATTCTTTTTTATATGCCCAGGGATGTTTTTCATGGTTTCGTTGTAGAATGGTCCAAGCTCTTTTTCCCACAGCGAAGAGCTAGTGGTTGAGTTGTGTCCATTCAAAGGATTCTTTTTTGCAAGAGACTCGCTGAATAAATTGAAATCTATGTCGTTTAATAACTTCTCTCGCTCCATTTGAATTTTTCTCAGGCTATCGGAAGACATCTTGACAACTCCTTTCTGTTTTGAATATTTTTACATGATTTCATTGGCGCTAGTTGAAGAAAAAATCAAAAATATCACGCTAAATAATTGCAAGGAGTGTTGTGCTTAACAATTGAGTACAACAAAGATCTATCTTTGTCGAGCAAGTTTACTGCATAAAGGACGCATTGGGCTACCTCCGCTCTAGATGGCAGTGATGACATGGTTTGGCGGTATTGATTCCGGCGACCAATCCACTGAGCCTGTGATTTCGGGTCAGACAATTTGCAAACAAGTGGTGGCCCAGCCCCTCGGCGTGCCGTGGCCGGTCTTAACTCACATCAGCAATCACAATTGACCGAAAACTGCCACGAGGAGCAGATAGCGTTTCAGGATGTTCTCCTGTCCCTAAATCCAAACCTACAAACCCGATGCATGCTGAGCGGCGACGGTCCAGGGTGCGCTCGAAGCTGAGCTCAACGAGTCCTGTCCCGTCCGCCATCTTCCAGCGACTTGCCACCCCTAGGCAATATCCGGGTGCAGTTGTTGTACACGGCGCGCCGAGCGTCATGTCTCCACGTCGGGAATTCAGCCCGTTGCGCATAGTATCGACGAGATTTTTTCTCCACGTCTCCCCACCGTATAGGCTTTTGAGGACATCTCGGGAGAAATGACCCTTGACCGCGACCTAGTTAGCCGGGGCGTCCGGACAGGGCGGTGTTGTGGCGTGACCCTGCCCAGGCATTACCAGCGGCCTCCTCCTGCGTCTTGGGCAGAGCTAAGGTGCCGCCCTTGTTAGCCTCGTGAACCGCGACGCGACGGCGACAACTACGCCGGTGTCTGTCCACGCGTGCTCGCGCCCCCGTGTCGGCCTGATCTGACCCGCTAGAGGTCCTTTGCAATTTACTCAGATCGTCCGCAGATGGCTAGAATTTTGGGTTTTATGCTTTTGATATTTTCAACTACTTGTTTTTATTGTACTAATTTTTTCATCCGGGGGACTAATAGAAAGACTGTCCATCGCGAAAAATCTGCGAAAAGGCCGGTAACACCGAGCCCATTCACAATGCTCTGCACAAGATTTTGGCAGAGCCTTGCAAATTGATTGATTTATTCAATTAATTGCAAGGCTCTGCTTTTTTTTTGCAAGCAACCTTGATTAATACATTCAATAATCAAACGTAAATGAGGAGATGTCTCATGTCAAATAAACTCCGGACCATCACGCCGGACCAGTTGAAAGAAATGGCCATCGATTTCATCAACAATCACAAGTCAAGCGATGGCACGACTATTGGAGTAGACATTAAAGACATGTGTTCGCATTTCTCTGTTTCAAAATCTATTGCGAGGGATGTTTTCATTGAAGCAGTCAATCTTGGTCTTCGGAACGTCAAGCTCGACGCTCAGAAAACAAAGAAGCCGAGTAGCGAAAATGGATGCATCAACGCCAAAGGTGTATACATTATCACTAAGAAAGTATTTACCGAATTCAACAATAGTCTCGAGGACGAAAGAAAATTCAAGATCAACGACAAGTTTAACCTCACTCTCGACGGCGAAAAAATTGTTCTGGAAAGAGTCGAGGATGAGTCTTAAAAAATTCAAAGCTGCGATTGCCGAGGAGCATAAGAACAATTGGCAGCTAATTTAGCCTACGTGGCGTGGCTTTTGTCTGTTGTTAAAAGCCACGCCGCATCTGACATTTTCTGCACTCATTTTGTACATAAACCTACAATTATACATTAGGATAATATTTCTGCATTCATTATGCAGGCTGCAAACAACGACGTAAGTCAATCGCCGGGGTTGGTAAGCTGCGTTACTTCTCCAATTCTGTTAAATTATTAAATTAGTATTTTTAATCGAAGCGAGAAGAATAATGTCATGCAGTTACCCGGCAATCAGTATAGTTCCGTCGGAGTTTTTACGCATTGTTTGGAAAGATTTTGCGCAAAAAGCAATTCAAAACATTTGCACATTAAACAGTAACGCAACTTACAATTTTGAGTTGCCAACAGAACTTAACCTTATCGATTCAACGGTTAAATCACTTATTGCAAAAGGAAGCAATGTCTACTTTCAGGTTGGCCTGCAGTCACACAAGTCGGGGCCGCATAAACGAGGCAAAGAAGTTACGACCGTGGCTATCCCTGGATTTTGGGACGATACGGACATTTTGGGCCCTGGGCATAAACAACAACGCTTACCGAAAGACCAGGACGCGGCGTTGGAACTTATCTTCGACTTCCCTCTCCACCCGACCCTGATTGTGCATTCTGGCGGGGGACTATACCCGTTCTGGCTTTTCAAGAACCCCTGGGTCTTTACCTCTGACGCTGACCGAGAAGCGGCCAAGGACCTTTCGAAGCAGTTCCAGACTGCACTGCATGACAGGGGCAGACGGCGTGGGTACGAGTTGGACTCCACGTCAAACCTTGACCGTTTGCTTCGAATTCCGGGGTCGGTGAACTTCAAGATGCCCGAGACCCCTCGTCCCGTGCATGTGCTCTACTTCGACCCGAACAAGCGTTACACCCTGGACGAGATAAAGGATCACCTGCCGGCGAAGGCTATCGCTGTCGTCGCGCCGCCAGCCCAAAAGGGGACGAGCATCCCCTCGGGTGAGAGGAAATACCCCCCGGCCGATCTGAACAAAATCGTCCAAGGATGTGCATGGATGCGTCACATTCGTGACGATGCCACGGCCTTAACCGAGCCTGAATGGTATGCGGGCATATCGATCTTATCAAGATGCCAAGCCGGTCGTTCTATAACCCATCAATGGAGCAAGCCTTACCAAGGATACAAACAAGAAGAAACGGACAAGAAGTTTGACGATGCTCTTAACAATGCAGGTCCTCGAACGTGCGAAAACATCAGGCAAAGCTGCGGCGGCGAAGCATATTGTAGTAAATGTTCGTCGTGGGGCAAGGTCAAAAGTCCAGCAATCCTCGGCAAATCTCAAGCGTTCATAAAAGAGTATGTCGCAGACAGTTTGCCTGGGGCTCCAGTATCGCAAGGTATTGTCATACCGGAAGGATACGTCGTTAGCTTAGAGCATGGAGTTGAACGTATTGAGATGCGAGGCAAGGGAGATGCCAAATTCGAAGTAAGAACAAAGATCCTTATCACACCTCTTGTCATATCTAAGCGTCTTGTAGATGTGAACAATGGCGAGGAGTCCATTGAAATTGCGTGGCTTCGCGATGAGGTGTGGAAACCTCGGATAGAATCTCGTT is from Solidesulfovibrio magneticus RS-1 and encodes:
- a CDS encoding DUF6573 family protein, with protein sequence MDDWPIIFSYTRAQAIADGVLIDVTAQAAEVGFKVHTVVTDHLYNTYVVPPAGLEGEGQSIEGRLHDLLFRALLAAKAIKDSDRAEFDVLFLMAPGRWDTVHVVAAIGPGDHGEPVMTIMLPEDD
- a CDS encoding DNA-directed RNA polymerase — protein: MNEFISSQDVIIKLGKQRGRDTRRIGFSEKFAEYYDPNKTKGSLFKPRKYPMFCSPDEWKKDLSGGGYLIKEDHSFAFNVKSSKQRICIISEYKKNSFDKTFLKALNLLQQTPYNINKKILNTMKHFHGSTSYGNNLTKKLLQDQTLSLADDLADRTFYIPWYLDFRGRMYSSVLQISPQSHDEGRSLLVFSEKKHIDKHNECASLENLAVFGYSKYGSPTGKVSKEKMISWIESNERDIFKSAQDPILNFEFWQKASDRYSFLAFCFEWKNIQQSKAGERYTNIPVYVDGTCNGFQHYAALLRDHISAPFVNLVDGEIPGDFYQNVVDKLHSSAGTTDFSDDITRKFVAEFVDRSFIKKSIISAGYGAGLERRSKVTSKNLHDALVQKYGKNWFQVIGLATENSIEDKDIKLLEKARKIEKQIDDAIKDICPAFSQAKNWLTGVQSLFNENNKCLCWNNPAGVPVHNFYYQFPVYEISLYMDGKLHKIQFRDYESTQEMSLRKKKTSSSISPNYIHSLDAGHAAKIITSFVKSLGKNTPHCIASVHDSFACHTTHVNALQKIIREQFCEMHSKNQLKIFKDQVEQFFDVSLPDLPSFGNLDLNDVLKSRYFFY